A part of Terriglobales bacterium genomic DNA contains:
- a CDS encoding MBL fold metallo-hydrolase: protein MHRTTLGNLELTILSDGEYYLDGGTFFGVVPKIMWQRKWAPDELNRLRAGLNSVLIRGGEKTVLIETGIGNKLNDRMRKIYGHEEKLLQSFEAAGVSTEEIDVVINTHLHFDHCGWNTIYKEGRPVPTFPNAQYYVQEGEWRHGQLQTERDRISYISDNYNPLIESGQMTLLNGNQQITPEISVRIYPGHTEFMQSVIIESAGKKACYISDLIPTTAHLDLAWGMSFDLLPLQTLYSKKKFYADAVPEEWLVIFTHDPKIPWAYVQQSEGKYIARPI, encoded by the coding sequence ATGCACAGAACGACTCTCGGCAATCTGGAACTCACCATCCTCTCCGACGGCGAGTACTACCTCGACGGCGGCACCTTCTTCGGCGTCGTCCCCAAAATCATGTGGCAGCGTAAGTGGGCGCCCGACGAACTCAACCGCCTTCGCGCCGGACTCAACTCCGTGCTCATTCGCGGCGGCGAGAAGACCGTGCTCATCGAAACCGGAATCGGCAACAAGCTGAATGACCGAATGCGCAAGATTTACGGGCACGAAGAAAAGCTGCTGCAATCATTCGAGGCCGCCGGAGTCTCGACCGAAGAGATCGACGTCGTTATCAACACCCATCTTCACTTCGACCACTGCGGCTGGAACACCATATATAAGGAGGGGCGTCCCGTCCCGACGTTTCCCAACGCGCAGTACTACGTTCAGGAAGGCGAGTGGCGTCACGGCCAATTGCAGACGGAGCGTGACCGCATCAGCTACATCAGCGACAACTACAACCCGCTCATCGAGTCCGGACAGATGACGCTGCTCAACGGCAACCAGCAGATCACACCGGAAATCTCCGTTCGCATCTATCCCGGCCACACCGAGTTCATGCAGTCCGTGATCATCGAGAGCGCGGGCAAGAAGGCCTGCTACATCTCCGACCTCATCCCCACCACGGCGCATCTCGATCTCGCCTGGGGCATGTCGTTTGATCTCCTGCCGCTACAGACTCTGTACAGCAAGAAGAAGTTCTACGCAGATGCCGTGCCCGAAGAGTGGCTCGTAATTTTCACCCACGACCCGAAGATTCCGTGGGCTTACGTGCAGCAGTCGGAAGGGAAGTACATCGCGCGGCCGATCTAG
- a CDS encoding DUF6600 domain-containing protein yields MNYISGQVSIQPNGVDEWVAASVNRPLTSSDRVWTDRDSRTELQLGAASIRLNELTSITLMNVNNNNVQVQVDQGTLNLHITQLYDGEYYEVTTPNVAFTVRKKGTYRFDVDNAGDTTSVTVFRGEGDATGDGPSVRIKGDERYTFMGGRTMRYAVNHNPGRDGFDDWCFARADRDDRAVAARYVPRSMVGYSDLDYYGYWADVSPYGPVWYPRTVTYGWAPYRYGHWVWISPWGWTWVDDAPWGFAPFHYGRWVYHRNRWGWCPGPLHVRPVYAPALVAWYGGSSWGVGLSFGVGGGVGWFPLGWGEPYVPYYRHSRNYFQHVNVTNTRITNITNVTNNYYGKNHYNIHYKYREQPDAVTAVSNDVFRHSRPTRDGLVRVSKRDVDKFRPTNSVPVTPTTNSVLGTNAGEKRAVPPAGIDRRGRGRGPDRPEVGGIQTPGVNRGAQGPRRGDEPGRPVPVGPMANAPKNNTPEGQEIVVGRPNRGVPKPYETNIMTGTPDRPGRGPMKREPATESFTGPSGDGISSRVPRPGRVENNNPVTPGPVNAGPDRTPRGMDDNGNVNRGGRTIPDSLREPRTVPRPPENQPVAQPGNGNMQREERQSVVRDQMERKNDRIQPRDEGGVYRGPRGPMTTPEVRNETRSVPQPSNDRPVNVAPPSSNPGNVSRPSAPPVRQERVVPRMETHSAPVSRPPDVQRSAPPQAAPAQPRPSAAPRESRPEKPSRNIDANPRKGGPQAGLRPSSSYGYPRPSEGQVGEYRPASLSYASPAQSYASPGRSYSSPERSYAPSARSYSSPGYSSAERSYSAPRYRSSDAGNRVSSQRQAQSYSPRMSAPSYSGARASSGSYSGSRGGGGGGQRSSGVSRSGGERGGGRSHR; encoded by the coding sequence TTGAACTATATAAGCGGACAGGTATCGATCCAGCCGAATGGGGTGGATGAATGGGTGGCCGCTTCGGTTAACCGGCCGCTAACGTCGAGCGACCGGGTGTGGACGGATCGCGATTCGCGGACGGAGTTGCAGTTGGGCGCCGCGTCGATCCGGCTCAATGAGCTGACCAGCATCACGCTGATGAACGTAAACAACAACAACGTCCAGGTGCAGGTGGACCAGGGGACGCTGAACCTGCACATTACGCAGCTTTACGACGGTGAGTATTACGAAGTCACAACGCCGAATGTGGCGTTTACGGTCCGCAAGAAAGGTACCTATCGCTTTGACGTGGATAACGCGGGCGATACGACATCGGTGACGGTGTTCCGTGGCGAAGGGGATGCCACGGGCGACGGGCCGTCGGTAAGAATCAAGGGAGATGAGCGCTACACCTTCATGGGCGGACGCACGATGCGTTACGCCGTGAACCATAATCCAGGCCGCGATGGTTTCGACGACTGGTGTTTTGCTCGCGCTGACCGCGACGACCGCGCGGTGGCGGCGAGATATGTGCCTCGCTCGATGGTCGGCTATTCCGACCTGGACTATTACGGATACTGGGCGGACGTGTCCCCGTACGGGCCGGTGTGGTATCCGCGCACGGTGACGTATGGATGGGCTCCCTACCGTTACGGACACTGGGTATGGATTTCGCCCTGGGGATGGACGTGGGTTGACGACGCTCCCTGGGGATTTGCGCCATTCCACTATGGACGCTGGGTGTATCACCGCAACCGTTGGGGATGGTGCCCGGGACCGCTACATGTGCGTCCGGTCTATGCGCCGGCGTTAGTGGCCTGGTATGGCGGATCGAGCTGGGGTGTGGGACTTTCGTTTGGAGTTGGCGGTGGCGTCGGCTGGTTCCCGCTCGGATGGGGTGAACCTTACGTGCCCTATTACCGGCATAGCCGCAATTACTTCCAGCACGTGAACGTGACGAATACGCGGATCACGAATATCACGAACGTTACGAACAACTATTACGGCAAGAATCATTACAACATTCACTACAAGTATCGCGAGCAGCCCGATGCGGTGACGGCGGTGTCGAATGATGTGTTCCGTCATTCGCGTCCGACGCGCGATGGATTGGTACGAGTATCGAAACGCGACGTGGACAAGTTCCGTCCTACGAACAGCGTGCCCGTGACGCCAACGACGAACAGCGTACTGGGCACGAATGCAGGCGAAAAGCGAGCGGTGCCGCCAGCGGGGATCGATCGGCGTGGACGCGGCCGTGGGCCGGACCGTCCGGAAGTTGGCGGAATCCAAACGCCGGGCGTAAACCGGGGCGCGCAGGGACCGAGACGCGGAGATGAGCCGGGTCGGCCAGTTCCGGTTGGGCCGATGGCAAATGCGCCCAAGAACAATACTCCCGAGGGACAGGAGATTGTGGTTGGACGACCGAACCGTGGTGTCCCAAAGCCGTACGAAACGAACATCATGACCGGCACGCCGGATCGGCCAGGACGAGGACCGATGAAGCGCGAGCCAGCTACCGAAAGCTTCACGGGACCTAGCGGCGATGGCATTTCGTCGCGCGTTCCGAGGCCGGGACGGGTGGAGAACAACAATCCGGTGACGCCGGGACCGGTAAACGCCGGACCGGATCGCACGCCGCGTGGTATGGACGATAACGGGAACGTCAATCGTGGCGGCCGGACTATTCCAGACAGCCTGCGCGAACCGAGAACAGTGCCGCGTCCGCCGGAGAACCAGCCGGTAGCGCAGCCCGGAAACGGCAACATGCAGCGCGAAGAACGGCAGTCCGTGGTTCGCGACCAGATGGAGCGCAAGAACGACCGGATTCAGCCGCGCGATGAAGGTGGCGTGTATCGCGGGCCGCGCGGTCCGATGACAACGCCGGAGGTGCGGAACGAAACACGCAGCGTGCCGCAGCCGAGCAATGACCGTCCGGTGAACGTGGCTCCGCCGAGTTCGAATCCGGGCAACGTGAGCCGTCCGTCAGCTCCGCCAGTAAGGCAGGAGCGCGTGGTTCCGAGAATGGAAACGCACTCTGCACCGGTAAGCAGACCTCCGGATGTGCAGCGTTCGGCACCGCCGCAAGCGGCACCGGCGCAGCCACGTCCTTCGGCGGCACCGCGTGAGAGCCGTCCGGAAAAACCGTCGCGCAACATCGACGCTAATCCAAGGAAAGGAGGCCCGCAGGCGGGCCTCCGCCCTTCTTCCAGCTATGGATATCCCAGGCCGAGCGAAGGCCAGGTAGGGGAATACCGACCGGCGTCGTTGAGTTACGCTTCGCCGGCCCAGAGTTATGCTTCGCCCGGCCGCAGTTATTCTTCGCCGGAACGTAGCTATGCACCATCTGCCCGGAGTTATTCTTCGCCTGGTTATTCATCGGCTGAACGTAGCTATTCCGCGCCAAGATACCGTTCCAGCGATGCCGGGAACAGAGTTAGCTCGCAACGTCAGGCACAGAGTTATTCTCCGAGAATGTCGGCTCCCAGCTATTCAGGGGCGCGTGCGTCAAGTGGTTCGTACTCAGGATCGCGTGGTGGCGGTGGTGGCGGCCAGCGTTCGTCCGGCGTGAGCAGGTCGGGTGGCGAACGTGGTGGCGGCCGTTCGCACAGATAA
- a CDS encoding beta-propeller fold lactonase family protein — translation MRNIRRGVWLATALFVAMLLVLVGCGSNSNSGNNNTGNPNPGSSNNGGNNSGGNNSGGNSGGNNSGGNNSGGNNSGGGTSTAPQYLYAGSLDKGVQGFRIDGASGALTLLPNSPFGGALEPNSLVADPAQKFLYVGIGQQPAVRGSNCSDTPGELHSFTIDTSGQLAPLEQIKLDAYCVQDVTMDPTGQNLYVFAMKQDGSDALIYGYSVDANTGKLTQLSDSPYTFTGTNVVRAVMSPDGKFIYTVIAGSVNGIMVLGRSSSGTLSQVAVHPFTTDIPVDDIGLVAGGKYLVSTHAQDASTGTVRVWSVDQNSGDITMVHNLSGDKFTGTTNVLADRTGQWVFLSLFAGGINVFKVEADGNLTFTSNAPNSTMTLNMVIDTTNHFVYARNNENSIAGFSFDPSSGKLTPLAGSPFASPSQMLGGVVVKK, via the coding sequence ATGCGAAACATTCGTAGAGGTGTGTGGCTGGCGACAGCTCTCTTTGTAGCCATGCTCCTGGTGTTGGTTGGTTGTGGATCCAACTCGAACTCCGGCAACAACAACACGGGAAATCCAAATCCGGGATCGTCGAACAACGGCGGCAATAACTCGGGCGGGAACAATTCGGGCGGCAACTCCGGTGGAAACAACTCCGGTGGAAACAACTCCGGCGGAAACAATTCTGGGGGTGGAACGAGCACGGCGCCGCAGTATCTGTACGCCGGTAGTCTCGATAAAGGAGTGCAGGGTTTCCGCATTGACGGCGCTTCCGGCGCACTGACGCTGCTTCCGAACAGCCCGTTTGGCGGCGCGTTAGAACCGAATTCGCTGGTCGCAGATCCGGCACAGAAGTTCCTCTATGTGGGCATCGGCCAGCAACCGGCGGTGCGCGGCAGCAACTGTTCGGATACTCCGGGCGAACTTCACTCCTTCACAATCGACACCAGCGGGCAGCTTGCGCCGCTCGAGCAGATCAAACTCGATGCGTACTGCGTGCAGGATGTGACGATGGACCCGACAGGGCAGAACCTTTACGTCTTTGCGATGAAGCAGGATGGATCGGATGCCTTGATCTACGGGTACTCAGTTGATGCAAATACCGGAAAGCTGACACAACTCAGCGATTCTCCATACACATTCACCGGCACCAATGTGGTGCGCGCAGTTATGTCCCCGGACGGGAAGTTTATCTACACCGTGATCGCCGGTAGCGTGAACGGGATCATGGTTCTGGGCCGCAGTTCCTCGGGCACGCTGAGCCAGGTTGCAGTCCATCCGTTTACGACGGACATTCCCGTGGACGATATTGGCCTGGTCGCAGGCGGCAAATACCTGGTGAGCACGCACGCACAAGATGCATCGACGGGTACGGTACGCGTGTGGTCGGTGGACCAGAATAGCGGTGATATCACGATGGTGCATAACCTGAGCGGTGACAAATTCACGGGGACGACCAACGTGCTGGCAGACCGTACGGGCCAGTGGGTGTTCCTGTCGTTGTTCGCCGGTGGCATCAACGTGTTCAAGGTGGAAGCGGACGGGAACCTGACGTTCACGTCGAACGCGCCCAACTCTACGATGACGCTGAACATGGTGATCGACACGACGAACCATTTCGTCTACGCGCGAAACAACGAGAACTCGATTGCGGGATTTTCGTTCGATCCGTCCTCGGGAAAGCTGACGCCGTTGGCGGGATCGCCGTTCGCGTCACCGAGCCAGATGTTGGGCGGAGTAGTAGTAAAGAAGTAA
- the selD gene encoding selenide, water dikinase SelD, with protein sequence MSESAAKIRLTEQVKAAGUASKLSPAVLDTVLGKLARQQDPNVLVGFDKADDAGVYQLTAEQALVQTVDFFTPIVDDPYTFGQIAAVNSLSDVYAMGGRPLTALAMVCFPEKGDFDVLERILAGGLSKMVEAGCTVVGGHSIRDPEIKFGYSVTGVIHPQKVLTNSGARAGDKLIFTKAIGTGVISTAIKKGQAKPEWIDAATTSMTTLNKKAAEAVVNSGAEVHAMTDVTGFGLIGHAREMALGSGVSLRFFGSKIPLLNGAVECVQAGFIPGGLKANREFAECLVSYEAGVPEEVRTLMYDPQTAGGLLISVAGSDAERLRNALQEAGVSASVIGEVLESQKPAIAIVS encoded by the coding sequence GTGTCTGAATCAGCCGCAAAAATCCGTCTTACGGAGCAGGTGAAAGCTGCGGGTTGAGCAAGCAAGCTGAGTCCGGCGGTGCTGGACACGGTGCTTGGGAAATTAGCCCGGCAACAGGATCCGAACGTGCTGGTTGGCTTCGATAAAGCCGACGACGCCGGAGTGTATCAACTCACGGCCGAGCAGGCGCTCGTCCAGACGGTGGATTTCTTCACGCCGATTGTGGACGATCCATATACGTTCGGGCAGATCGCGGCGGTGAACTCCTTGAGCGATGTGTATGCCATGGGTGGGCGTCCGCTGACGGCGCTGGCGATGGTGTGCTTTCCGGAGAAGGGCGACTTCGACGTGCTGGAACGCATCCTGGCCGGCGGCTTGTCGAAGATGGTTGAGGCTGGCTGCACCGTGGTCGGCGGACACTCGATCCGCGATCCTGAGATCAAGTTTGGATACTCGGTCACGGGAGTCATTCATCCGCAGAAAGTGCTGACGAACTCGGGTGCTCGGGCAGGCGACAAGCTGATCTTCACGAAGGCGATCGGCACCGGCGTGATTTCGACGGCCATAAAGAAGGGCCAGGCCAAGCCGGAGTGGATTGACGCGGCAACGACGTCGATGACGACGCTGAACAAGAAGGCTGCCGAAGCGGTTGTCAACAGCGGTGCCGAAGTTCACGCCATGACCGATGTGACCGGTTTCGGATTGATCGGCCATGCGCGTGAGATGGCACTTGGGTCGGGCGTGTCATTGCGGTTCTTCGGATCGAAGATCCCCTTGTTAAACGGCGCGGTGGAATGTGTGCAGGCCGGATTTATTCCGGGAGGCTTGAAGGCAAACCGTGAATTTGCGGAATGCCTGGTGAGTTACGAAGCTGGTGTGCCGGAGGAAGTCCGGACGCTGATGTACGATCCGCAGACGGCGGGAGGATTGCTGATATCGGTCGCCGGCAGTGACGCGGAGCGGTTACGCAATGCCTTGCAGGAAGCAGGCGTCAGCGCGTCGGTGATTGGGGAAGTGCTCGAATCGCAGAAGCCGGCGATCGCGATCGTAAGCTAG
- a CDS encoding cysteine peptidase family C39 domain-containing protein: MIVPTLMLAAITFWLGRSAEQRLVARSSRLLFLAISVVLAVPGVVYVLYYTHLFDRAAWFYELRTILGSELLASGIGVLAGFLYSWSAPEGKGEKLAIPAALVVLTFIPFMKPLIAPLDFSTLHDRCDEEACLQSTPSTCGPTSAANLSKLFGVVTSEKELARAAYTYRGGTENWYLARALNQRGIATRVVIQNETDAPPAPSIAGVVLPGGAGHFIAVVSITDDAVTVIDPLVGKLIIPKSSLHQRYKFTGYFLVLYPLLM, translated from the coding sequence ATGATCGTTCCTACATTGATGTTGGCAGCGATCACGTTCTGGCTTGGCCGTTCGGCGGAACAAAGACTCGTCGCTCGCAGCAGTCGTCTGCTGTTTCTCGCAATTTCCGTCGTCCTTGCAGTCCCCGGTGTAGTGTACGTGCTTTATTACACACATCTTTTTGACCGTGCCGCATGGTTCTACGAACTCCGCACAATTCTCGGAAGTGAACTACTCGCCTCGGGCATCGGAGTCCTTGCAGGATTCCTGTACTCATGGTCGGCGCCCGAGGGCAAAGGAGAGAAGTTGGCAATTCCGGCCGCATTGGTCGTGCTCACCTTCATCCCTTTCATGAAGCCGCTCATTGCACCCCTCGATTTCAGCACGCTTCACGACCGATGCGACGAGGAAGCTTGCCTCCAGAGCACACCATCCACCTGCGGCCCAACGAGTGCGGCCAATCTTTCAAAGCTGTTCGGTGTTGTTACTTCGGAAAAGGAGCTAGCGCGCGCGGCCTACACCTATCGCGGCGGCACCGAGAATTGGTATTTGGCGCGGGCGCTAAACCAGCGCGGCATCGCAACTCGCGTCGTTATCCAGAACGAAACCGATGCACCGCCTGCTCCCTCCATCGCCGGAGTCGTTCTTCCGGGAGGTGCCGGACATTTCATCGCAGTTGTTTCCATCACCGACGATGCGGTTACCGTCATCGATCCGCTGGTAGGGAAATTGATCATTCCTAAATCAAGTCTCCACCAGCGTTACAAGTTCACCGGATACTTCCTGGTCCTTTACCCGCTCCTAATGTAA
- a CDS encoding SGNH/GDSL hydrolase family protein, translated as MKRLLAFVLLALASASAQFMQAIPPKTADNCEVRADKMDKWLLDWANLTRYQKADSDAIRKSDPSRVVFMGDSITDHWDLAASFPGKPYVNRGISGQTTSQMLIRFQPDVVNLRPSAVVILAGTNDIAGNTGPILIEQIENNFSAMAAIARANKIPVIVSSILPVHNYTEASQKFFVSRPMAQIRVLNDWLRDFAKDQGYVYVDYFSVMLDEKGLLKRELAADGLHPNAEGYKMMAEMLQKAIDETLQKRNAPLKKVKK; from the coding sequence ATGAAACGCCTACTCGCCTTCGTGCTTCTCGCTCTCGCCTCGGCCTCTGCGCAATTCATGCAGGCCATTCCGCCGAAGACCGCCGACAACTGCGAGGTCCGCGCCGACAAAATGGACAAGTGGCTCCTTGACTGGGCCAACCTCACTCGTTACCAGAAGGCCGACTCCGACGCCATCCGCAAGTCTGATCCTTCTCGAGTGGTCTTCATGGGAGACTCCATCACCGACCACTGGGACCTCGCCGCGTCCTTCCCCGGCAAACCTTACGTCAATCGCGGCATCAGCGGGCAAACCACTTCGCAGATGCTCATCCGCTTCCAGCCTGATGTGGTGAACCTGCGTCCGTCCGCTGTGGTCATCCTCGCCGGTACCAACGACATCGCCGGAAACACCGGCCCCATTCTCATCGAGCAGATCGAGAACAACTTCAGCGCCATGGCCGCCATCGCCCGTGCCAACAAGATTCCCGTCATCGTGTCGTCGATTCTGCCGGTCCACAACTACACCGAAGCTTCGCAGAAGTTCTTTGTTTCGCGCCCCATGGCCCAAATCCGCGTGCTCAACGATTGGCTTCGTGACTTTGCCAAGGACCAGGGCTACGTCTATGTCGACTACTTCTCGGTCATGCTCGACGAAAAGGGCTTACTGAAGCGAGAACTCGCCGCTGACGGACTCCACCCCAACGCCGAGGGCTACAAGATGATGGCCGAGATGCTCCAGAAAGCCATCGATGAGACCTTGCAGAAACGTAACGCCCCGCTGAAGAAGGTAAAGAAGTAA
- a CDS encoding TIGR00730 family Rossman fold protein: protein MNITVFSSSSDAVDPLFFEVARELGRRIGARRDTLIYGGTSIGLMGAVAHAAREAGSPVVGIIPKYIADRRIAFEEADELILTNNLRERKAMMEQRGDAFLVLPGGFGTLEETVEIITLKQLQQHQKPVVILNAHGFYDPLRALFEHFFEQHFAKPASRVLYHFAESAEDAFAYLDSYRPTAVPTKWFEAGK from the coding sequence ATGAACATCACGGTTTTCTCATCTTCTTCCGATGCGGTGGATCCCCTGTTCTTTGAAGTGGCGCGCGAGTTGGGGCGGCGGATTGGGGCACGTCGCGACACGTTGATCTATGGCGGCACGAGTATCGGCCTGATGGGCGCGGTGGCGCACGCGGCGCGAGAGGCCGGTTCACCGGTGGTGGGCATTATTCCGAAGTACATTGCCGACCGGAGGATCGCGTTTGAAGAGGCCGACGAGTTGATCCTGACCAACAACCTGCGCGAGCGCAAAGCCATGATGGAGCAGCGCGGAGACGCATTCCTGGTGTTGCCGGGCGGCTTCGGCACGCTGGAAGAGACGGTGGAGATCATCACGCTAAAGCAGTTGCAACAGCATCAGAAACCGGTCGTGATCCTGAATGCACATGGGTTCTACGATCCCTTGCGCGCGCTTTTCGAGCATTTTTTCGAACAGCATTTTGCAAAACCGGCGTCGCGGGTGCTGTACCACTTTGCCGAGTCGGCGGAGGATGCGTTCGCCTACCTGGATAGCTACCGGCCTACGGCGGTGCCGACGAAATGGTTTGAGGCGGGAAAGTAG
- the prmC gene encoding peptide chain release factor N(5)-glutamine methyltransferase produces MQLRAALNTAIEILEQNDVGSPRLNAETLLMFVLNCNRAYLYAHPEREFSQDEQQQYDEAIAERARGVPAQYITGHQEFWGLDFIVSPAVLIPRPETEHVVETAVEIARDIEHPLIIDVGTGTGCIALALANELPRAEVHAVDLSPDALEIARANAARLRLERVRFHVTDLLQVFPEDFADIIVSNPPYVGECEADKVQAQVRRFEPHMAVFGGQSGAEIVERLIAQAKPVLKKNGWILIEIGYTQSAMVEKLLSGWNDVHFVPDLQGIPRVAVARKN; encoded by the coding sequence ATGCAGCTTCGAGCCGCGCTCAACACCGCTATCGAAATCCTCGAGCAAAACGATGTCGGCTCGCCTCGCCTGAACGCCGAAACACTGCTCATGTTCGTGCTCAACTGCAACCGCGCCTACCTCTACGCGCACCCGGAGCGCGAGTTTTCGCAAGACGAACAGCAGCAGTACGACGAAGCCATCGCTGAGCGTGCGCGTGGCGTCCCGGCTCAATACATCACCGGACACCAGGAGTTCTGGGGACTGGATTTCATCGTCTCCCCCGCCGTGCTTATTCCGCGCCCGGAAACTGAACACGTGGTTGAGACCGCCGTCGAGATCGCACGCGACATCGAGCACCCACTCATCATCGATGTTGGCACCGGCACCGGGTGCATCGCTCTGGCGCTTGCCAACGAGTTGCCGCGTGCCGAGGTCCATGCCGTCGATCTCTCACCTGACGCGCTCGAAATCGCGCGCGCCAATGCCGCCCGTCTTCGCCTTGAACGCGTACGCTTTCACGTCACCGACCTCCTGCAAGTCTTCCCCGAAGACTTCGCCGACATAATCGTTTCGAATCCGCCTTATGTCGGCGAATGCGAAGCCGATAAAGTGCAGGCCCAGGTGCGGCGCTTCGAGCCTCACATGGCTGTCTTCGGAGGGCAGAGCGGCGCTGAAATCGTCGAGCGCCTGATTGCCCAGGCGAAACCGGTCCTGAAGAAGAATGGTTGGATTCTGATCGAGATCGGTTACACGCAATCCGCGATGGTGGAGAAGCTGCTCAGCGGATGGAACGACGTTCACTTCGTTCCCGATTTGCAGGGGATTCCGAGAGTCGCGGTAGCGAGAAAAAACTAG